A section of the Deltaproteobacteria bacterium genome encodes:
- a CDS encoding hydrophobe/amphiphile efflux-1 family RND transporter has translation EVNGDAAPGGSQGTALAAMERLAAQMLPPGMQVEWTDIAYQAKLAGNTAVFIFPLCVLFVFLVHSAEYESWSLALAIILIAPMCLPFALFGTWLRGLDNNLITQIGFITLIGLAAKNAVLIVEFAKQQQEEGRDRFAAAVEASRLRLRPILMTSFAFILGVLPLARATGPGAEMRQALGTAVFSGMLGVTLFGLFLTPVFYVLLRRSAAARVAARERASERETPGLARGTAGEPGRG, from the coding sequence GAGGTGAACGGCGACGCGGCGCCGGGCGGGAGCCAGGGCACGGCCCTGGCGGCCATGGAGCGGCTGGCGGCGCAGATGCTCCCGCCCGGGATGCAGGTCGAATGGACCGACATCGCCTACCAGGCGAAGCTCGCGGGCAACACCGCGGTCTTCATCTTTCCGCTCTGCGTCCTCTTCGTGTTCCTCGTCCATTCCGCCGAGTACGAGAGCTGGTCGCTGGCGCTCGCGATCATCCTGATCGCACCGATGTGCCTGCCGTTCGCGCTCTTCGGCACGTGGCTGCGGGGCCTGGACAACAACCTGATCACGCAGATCGGCTTCATCACGCTGATCGGGCTCGCGGCGAAGAACGCCGTCCTCATCGTCGAGTTCGCCAAGCAGCAGCAGGAGGAGGGAAGGGACCGCTTCGCGGCCGCCGTCGAGGCGAGCCGCCTGCGCCTCCGGCCGATCCTGATGACCTCGTTCGCGTTCATCCTGGGAGTGCTGCCGCTCGCGCGCGCGACCGGTCCCGGCGCCGAGATGCGTCAGGCGCTCGGCACGGCGGTGTTCAGCGGCATGCTCGGGGTCACGCTCTTCGGCCTCTTCTTGACGCCCGTGTTCTATGTGCTTCTCCGGCGCTCGGCGGCCGCGCGGGTCGCCGCGCGCGAGCGGGCGTCCGAGCGCGAGACGCCGGGCCTGGCGCGGGGGACGGCTGGAGAGCCTGGGCGTGGGTAG
- a CDS encoding efflux transporter outer membrane subunit produces MCFSGARRPRGSPRASGRPSARRRAWRGGRLESLGVGSAGRSRGRPRLSVVAVAVLAACALGPSYRRPVVPTPETTRGQHGPADPASLADSPWWAIFRNPALPALVEEAIRQIAVARADMFPQVSYQGEAVRERTAVPGIPANLTFNSFLGTFNLAWEIDVWGRIRRATEAARADYLAAEAVRRGVLLTLVSDVAQAYFELLELDRELEITQGTRITFQDTVDLFQRRYVGGIGTLLEVSRAQAALTQARAGIPELERQIVVKENQLSTLLGRPPGEIARGASLDGESPAPEVPAGLPSQLLERRPDIQQAEQALVAANADVGVAVASFFPRLGLTSLYGGQSSELENVVKSAGNVWAIGGSLAGPLFQGGRLLASYRASSAGWDEAVERYQQATLRAFAEVSNALVAQQKLKGVHAERDETVKALQTSVALSLQRYNDGIASYFEVLEAEQQLFPAELDLARTQRDELVAVVTLYRALGGGWRLAVPDWSALPDKSAGGEKPPGE; encoded by the coding sequence ATGTGCTTCTCCGGCGCTCGGCGGCCGCGCGGGTCGCCGCGCGCGAGCGGGCGTCCGAGCGCGAGACGCCGGGCCTGGCGCGGGGGACGGCTGGAGAGCCTGGGCGTGGGTAGCGCGGGACGGAGTCGCGGCCGCCCGCGGCTCTCGGTCGTTGCGGTGGCGGTCCTCGCGGCCTGCGCGCTCGGGCCGAGCTACCGGCGCCCGGTCGTCCCCACGCCCGAGACGACGCGTGGCCAGCACGGCCCGGCGGATCCCGCCTCCCTTGCGGACTCGCCGTGGTGGGCGATTTTCCGCAACCCCGCCCTGCCGGCGCTCGTCGAGGAGGCGATCCGNCAGATCGCCGTCGCACGCGCCGACATGTTTCCGCAGGTGAGCTATCAGGGCGAGGCGGTCCGCGAGCGCACCGCGGTGCCCGGCATCCCGGCGAACCTGACCTTCAACTCCTTCCTCGGGACCTTCAACCTCGCCTGGGAGATCGACGTCTGGGGGCGCATCCGGCGCGCCACGGAGGCCGCGCGCGCCGACTATCTCGCCGCCGAGGCGGTGCGGCGTGGCGTGCTGCTCACCCTGGTGAGCGACGTGGCGCAAGCGTACTTCGAGCTGCTCGAGCTCGACCGCGAGCTCGAGATCACGCAGGGCACGAGGATCACGTTCCAGGACACCGTCGACCTCTTCCAGCGGCGCTATGTGGGTGGAATCGGCACGCTGCTCGAGGTGTCGCGCGCGCAGGCGGCGCTCACCCAGGCCCGCGCGGGCATCCCGGAGCTCGAGCGCCAGATCGTCGTCAAGGAGAACCAGCTCTCCACCCTGCTCGGACGGCCGCCCGGCGAGATCGCGCGCGGCGCGTCGCTCGATGGCGAGTCGCCGGCGCCAGAGGTGCCCGCCGGCCTGCCGTCCCAGCTCCTCGAGCGGCGCCCCGACATCCAGCAGGCCGAGCAGGCGCTCGTGGCGGCGAACGCCGACGTCGGCGTCGCCGTGGCGAGCTTCTTCCCGCGCCTCGGCCTCACCAGCCTGTACGGGGGCCAGAGCAGCGAGCTCGAGAACGTGGTGAAGAGCGCCGGCAACGTGTGGGCCATCGGCGGCTCGCTCGCGGGTCCGCTCTTCCAGGGTGGACGGCTGCTCGCGAGCTATCGGGCGAGCTCGGCCGGGTGGGACGAAGCCGTCGAACGCTACCAGCAGGCAACGCTCCGCGCGTTCGCGGAGGTGTCGAACGCGCTCGTCGCCCAGCAGAAGCTCAAGGGCGTGCACGCCGAGCGCGACGAGACGGTGAAGGCGCTCCAGACGTCGGTCGCGCTGTCGCTCCAGCGCTACAACGACGGCATCGCGAGCTACTTCGAAGTCCTCGAGGCCGAGCAGCAGCTCTTTCCCGCCGAGCTCGACCTCGCGCGCACGCAGCGGGACGAGCTCGTGGCCGTCGTCACCCTCTACCGCGCGCTCGGGGGCGGGTGGCGCCTCGCCGTGCCCGACTGGAGCGCCCTTCCGGACAAGTCGGCGGGAGGCGAGAAGCCGCCGGGTGAGTGA